A window of Daucus carota subsp. sativus chromosome 2, DH1 v3.0, whole genome shotgun sequence genomic DNA:
ATACTatgtattcatatatatatatatatatatatatatatatatatatatatatatatatatatatgtaaatatcacTGGTGAAGTTCCTGTTCAGTTCTAGAATGAAGCCTCTTGTTATTGCTATATTGTTAATTGTCATGCCTTACTCAAAGATTTGGTCTTGCAGCCATACTCTCAGCGGCTGAATTAGTATTTCAGGAATTGGTTTTGTTGTTCATTATACCTTAATATTCAGGACTGGACtaaacttttaaatatttaaaagactCCTTGCcacatgtatatataatgtCTTAAATTAGAAATTAGGATCTTTATTCTAAACAAAAAAGTTTTCGagataaaaatgatattaagaATGTggtagaaagaatttaatttgaCCTCCGGCGCCATCAAATCGATTGTAGCCTTGGTTGTGACTGTTATTCTTGCTCCAACATGACTGCTAACTGTTTTAGACTAATAATGGGTTTGTTGATAAAGCAGCAACATATAGTTGCTACTCTACTTCTTCCTGTTTACTTCTCAGCTTTAACTATCATAAAATGTGGTTGATATCAGTTGCGGATCCTCTTATTGTATATTTTGTTCCCTCAGGCAGTTGACATTAAGCTCCTTGGATCCCTCAGTAGAGATGATTTGAAGAAAATTTGTGGAGAGAACTTTCCCGAGTGGATATCATTTCCTGTTTATGAGCAGGTTAGTTTACCTGCTGTTTGTCATGGGTTTTCTATTGCAATCATTTATTAGTGTCTTGTTAAACGTGTTTTACTGCATCTTAGTTAATTTAGTAGCTCAAGGATAAGTCTCAAGTACAAGTGGATAGTTAATTGTGGTTATGTTAGCTGATGACCCACCTGACCTGGGTTATTGGCATTTCGTCCTGTTTACAATAACGTAGGCATGGTAGCCATATAAATACCTAACATTCTTGCAAGCATGTCTTGCTCAAGGATTTTGAATTAAggctatttttaaaatattgatcaGGCAAGCTTCCTCATGAACCTGAGTTATGGGTGTTTTGTCATGTATCAGTCAAGGGATAGAAAATTATTTGTGTTAATATATTTggcatatacattttttattaacctGATATGCATGTGCATGTTTAGAAGTGTATCATTGTGATAAATGGTCTAATTAGCAATTACAATATTATGTAATCAATATATGgatcatttattttatatataataatttatattgtgagattatatatatactgttAGGAGTTGATTTGattgtttataatatatgatcctaaAAAATATTGGCAAGTGGTTAGGTGAAACTCTGTTAGATGAAATAGTTGTGGTACTGTGTAATATTACTAAGTTGTTTTTGACATGTGCACGAACTGGATATTATCTGTTGTGgcaaaataatactccctccgtccctcccatttgtTTACAAATAGGTTGtgcacggagattaagaaaaatgtataaagttGTGGGAAAGAGAAACAAATAGGCAAAGTGGTGGGACTGATTGATATATGATGTATAAAGTGAGGATAGTGGAGGCAAGTAGTGGATGTAGTTAGTTTTTATATTCTAGAATGTTACTATTATTaggaagttttgaaatgtaaagagtCGGAAAAGACATCTTAAAAAGGAAAgtataaagaaatggttgggatagagggagtatatgGGTAGAACTGACTTTTCACTAAATTAATTGCCCAAAACTTAGTCAAATGGGGTGTTAAACCCCAATTATGTTTAATGTatgcattatatattttttcggAATTATACTATTTGTAAAGTCTTAACTTTTAAATTCTACCCCTGGGTCAATCCAGAGCCTTTTCCGAAATCGGGTCAGTTACTGATTTATTTACACATAAGCAAAAAATACATTAGGCCAATTGCAGCCTTGGTCAAATTATGAATCTTTAAAAATCAGCTCTTCCCGAATCCGAATCACGCATAGGTACGAAGTACACTTGCCCAAAtgcaacttgggtaatccacaagctcACTACAAGCCCTAAAAAGAACATGGTTTGTTGGTGCACTTGGAAGTGATACTTTAATatgagtaattttaattatcttactagttttgatataatttcatttttgtttgagaTTTCAGGTAAAATGGTTGAACAAGCAACTGAGCAAACTCTGGCCATTTGTTGCAGATGTAAGATTGTCCCTATCCTGTCTTTCAAATTATACACTATGAAGTTAAAAAGTAAGATGCATTATATTCATAGAGCTATGTCTTAGCCTCGTAGGTAATACATTGTCAGTTATTGTTGTGTTTACTTGTTCTTTGGTATTTTGGTATCCTTCTACAAAACTTTCCTGACTCACCCAGGAAGTTTGATGCATCTTTGTCTTCAAGGACTTTTTATAATGTTTGTTAATTATTTATAGTTATGTAGTGATCTTCAAAATTTGTTTCCTACATCCACAATGACATAGTGACACCTTCACACTTTATTGAATCCCACTTAACTGTTAAAACAATTACGTGGGATGCTTATAAGgctgtaaatttttttattgcaaGTTTTAGAGAAATTGGTTTCAAGGAAAATTTATTTTCCCTACAAAGTCCCACTCTGTAGGAGGATTTATACTTTTGCATGCATGTGGAATCTTTAGATTCTGCAGAATGCTGCCAGTGCAAATTGGCCATATCATTGATAAGTAATAATTACAAGACATTAACATCATTCTTTCAGTTTTGTTTAGTTTGGAAGATGTTGTTTTTCCTATCTCACCAGGCTAAATTTTGTTGGATGTGCTTATTTGCAGGCAGCAACGGCAATAATAAAAGAATCTGTTGAACCTTTGTTAGAGGAATACCGACCAGCAGGAATTACGTCAATGAAGTTCAGTAAACTGTCCCTTGGAAATGTGCCTCCTAAGATTGAAGGTAAGATCACATGCTGAACTCTAACTTGCTTCATATGCTCTTTGCTTCTTTGGGTCACTGAAGTAATACCTAATAATTTTTAGTGTCAACAAAACTAGTTTCAGTTTCACTTTCACATATATTTTGCCAGTATGGGATGACATGGTTGAAGCTGGTTGCCATATAATAATTGATGTTTAAAAGATGTTCCATTTTTGGTTTATATTGACTTTCACATGTGGAGTCTTTCATGCATGGCCATTCTTATATCATTGCCACAATTCTGAATACGACTTGccacattttttgcatgtgcttTGTACTCACATAATAATTTTACGGTGCAGGCATTCGTGTTCAGAGCCTTAAAGAAGGCCAAATTACAATGGATATTGATTTCCGGTGGGGTGGTGATCCGAGCATCATCCTAGGCATTGAGGCTGCAATGGTTGCTTCTATACCCATTCAGGTTTGTAAATTTGACCAATTTGTGATCTTATGATTTAATGTACTATTGGTTTCTTCTTTCTCTATCACATTGATTATACGTGTGCTACTACCTGTCTACTCAATATTGTGTACTTATCGCTGCAGTTAAAGGACCTCCAAGTTTTTACTGTCATTCGTGTTATCTTCCAACTTACTGATGAAATTCCATGCATCTCTGCTGTAGTTGTTGCCTTACTTTCTGAGGTACATTTGAGCAAGAATGTCAATGTTATTGGctatttttcattatattttaagttttggCTTTACCTTCTGTGCACATTTAAGCAATAATATCtgtttgattaaatattctttattaaattCTCTTTTGAAGGTTTGTTCAGTGAGTTGAGGAAGGATATCTtgttatgatatttttaatGCAACTTCAACCTACAATTAGTGAAATGCTAATGTTATGAAATTTAATTGCTCCTTTTGGCTTTGAGATGGCAAATTGCATTTGATAATAGAATGAGATGTTTATAGTTTGCTCCACACCTGAACTTGAAACTTTGAGTCACTTGCAAGGAGTGTGGCTATGGTTTCTACTAATTTTAATGCCTAagccaaataatatataaggtGGTCTCCTGTATATAAATTTCTCTGAAAGGCCCTTATATCTTAATTTATCGATCGTACGGAGTCGAGTCAGCATCAGCTTTTTTTAAGAAGTAGTTAAGGTTACCCTCTTAAGTTTTTAATTGAGTGCATATAACCTCTtaagttttttatttagtatattgaattttgatttttcatcgTAAAAATAGATATTTGGTATTATAAGATAATATTACAATCACATTAATATGTGGTGTTTAAAAAAATGGCCCTAAGAAAAGGTTCATTTGTCCTTTTTATTAACCTGGCCCTGCTTGCAAGTAGTAAATATCATATGTGTGGAGCAACATGTCCTGGCAATTGAAAATGTGTTGTACTGTAAATCTTTTAGTCAATATAGTCAGCATGCTATTGCAGAAAGGAGTAATTATCATTACAGCAAATAAACAAGAGATAATCTTGAGAAGTTCAATGATTGTAAATCTGCCTTAATTGTATAATCATACATCATGAAACTGGTAGGTTTAAGATTAACTTATCCATGTGTAATATGTGACATGTACTAGTTAATCTATTGAAGTGAACTTTGTCCTTTCGTGTGATTATTGTGATTGATTTTGTGTTGCAACTATTGCTTTTCATGCCCACTGAGTATGCATTATACGATAATATCAGTATTATTTGTCTGATAATAGATAATGACAATCACTATTACTTTTTTATGTCATTAAACAGCCAAAGCCAAGAATTGATTATACTCTTAAGGCTATCGGAGGGAGTTTAACAGCTATACCTGGACTTTCAGATATGATAGATGTAAGTTAAGTTGGGATGCCTTTACTTTTACAAATATACTTGCATCACTTCTCTGAAgttctattattattttatcctaAATGTGGTTTTTTCTCATGGATAGGATACCGTAAACACCATTGTCACAGATATGCTCCAGTGGCCCCACAGGATTGTTGTTCCAATTGGTGGTGTACCTGTCGACACAAGGTACCTATATTGATTTATGGAACTTTCATGCAAAAACTCAAAATAGTCTTCTATGAGACTTCTTCCATTTTTCTTTTTGCCGAGTTTCCATGGTCTGTTGCTAAGCAATTTGTGCTTACATTTCCTACTCTTTATGTTTCTAAAAAGAAGCTTTATCATGGCAAAGGTGTGGGTTATCGCAAAACATGTTAATGCAGATAAGAGTGAGTCAATTGAACTGACTTCATCACCTGACCTTAAATGTACTAGGAAGTAATAATTAAGGCCTAGTTACAATTCTTGCTGTATGTACGCTCCTGAGATTCTGTAGTAGAGCGATGGCGTCCTGTCATTTGCGCTTAGTTGATGCGGGGATGTAAAATAGAATGAACTGACCCATACTGCTGCCACGCCTCATTGTTTTACCCTGTGAGGGGCAATGTGGAGAATGCCTGTGACAGTTTACCTAGAATATCCAAGTTTCTATTTACTTAGTGGGTTGTGAATTAGTGATAGGCTGATAGCTAATTAGAATTTTTACCTATGTGAATTTGATTGCATGACAATTGACAACAAATAGGCAACTAAGGATATTAAAGTGAAAATAGAAATcaagtttttttcttttatgaatGAGGTGCGCTCTTTAATTGTCTGCAATATACATCTGAAGGCTATCTGCCAAGTTGCACTGATCTTTTGtcgatgttatacttttatgtTTTATGTTGCAGATTTTAGAATAGCTATTTGGCAATGAGTACTTGCAAGTTGTTCTACAAAATCTGTCTTAGAAATTCTTAATTGTCTTTTGTCTCATCGAGAAATTAATCATCAAATGAAAACTCCCTATTATTTAGGATTTACGGCTTAGCTTGTATATCTGTACAGCAGGCATCTTATTTTGTTGTTAGTTCCTTGTGCTTGTTAGTCCAACTGCAGTGTTTGGATAGAGAAGCAATTTAAGTATGTTTGTTAAGGTTCTTTGATCATGCATTAAACAATCCTctgatttttatttgatcatatgtTCGTAATAATTAATACCTGTTCCTGTACTGTAATCCAGTGATTTGGAGCTTAAACCACAAGGGAAGCTTACTCTGACAGTAGTTAAGGCAAATGAATTGAAGAACATGGAGATGATTGGAAAATCTGATCCATATGTGGTTCTGTACATAAGACCGCTTTTCAAGGTTAAGACAAAGGTTGTCGATAATAACTTGAATCCTGTTTGGGACGAGACTTTTGAGTTGATTGCCGAAGACAAGGAAACTCAGGCTCTCATATTTGAGGTTTTTGTCCTATAACCTTCTCTTCATGTATGTTGCATTCTGTTCTTTTCTAGATTAGTAGATTCGTTTGGTGCTTTAATATGTTGACACAATAGAGatatactataatattaaaAGATGCAACATGATGACTTGGCAATATCTCCAAGCAATAAGCgttagttaaaaataatttgcagTATAGTTTGTGACGTAAGCTACTTAATACTTCTTCTGTGTTAGTTAACTTGTGCAGTGTGTCGCCTATGGCATCAATTTGGGGAGATGAACTTTGAAGTAAATGAAAAAGAGAAAGCAGCAGAAAAGCCAAGGACACCTTTAATATCATATATCTTGTAAAAGTTAATTATGTTACCTCCACCTGACAAAAAAAGTTGTTATTtctatatgtttagtttgcTGACATTCATTGCTGCTGGAATTGTTTAGAATTCTAAATCCTATCTTTGAACTTTCTACGATCTATATAGATCTATCTTTGCTGTAAATATAATTGAAAGTTCTTTATGCAGGTCTTTGACCAAGACATTGGACAAGACAAGCGTCTGGGTATAGCAAAGTTACCATTACGTGAGCTGGAAGCTGATACGACAAAGGAGATGCAGCTGAGACTGATGCCATCGCTAGATATGCTTAAGATAAAAGATAAGAAGGATAGGGGTACTATTACTGTTAAGGTACATACCGAATGACCATTTACAACTTCACctataattaattgatttatttcttCAGGAAAAGAACACTTTTTTTCCTCTTTTAACGTGTTAGTCACTTGGTCGTTTAGCTATATAGTTATTATGGTGCGCCTAGGTACTAGATTCATTGCCGTCCGAAGCTCTACTGCATTATCTCAATTGAAGTGAGAGCCTCTGTGTTCTGGCTTTTAAGTTTAAATTTGAGGGATAGCATGAACTTGCTTCAAGAGACTCTtagttgtgtttggttgggatgaatgaaTTTGGagggaataaaataaaatttgaactacATCATGTGTCAAtattcattccttcctccaaaACCTAAGCTAGACCTCAAACCCCCATAAAAAGGAATGCTCCATTTCCAATGATACCCGTGCTTCTCAAATCTTACCATAACAAAATTGCACcaacttattttttttcaaaatctttCTTACCTTCATTATTTTCATATTGACTCAGTGCATTCCATCAACATTTAGGCTGTGTGTTTTTATTAATGGGAATGAAATTGAGGAGAATGTAATGGGATCTGACTCTTATTTGGGCAGATGTTTATAGTTTTCATTCCTTTCCAATAATTTAAACGAGAACTCTATCCTGCTATGTTTGGAAGGAGTGCTGCATTCTCCTCCTTCCTCATTTTTCCTAAAATCTTCATCATAGAAAATATTGACTGTCGTGTTTGTTCACTATTATTCTTTTTTCATACATGGACACAACCTTAGTGACTCCTCATTTAAAAAGAACCTCCCCCAACTcctaactaatattttgtgataaATTGATAAGATTCCTCTTATTCtgtcatatttttcttttccaTTTATGGATTCAAATTACttttagtaaaataataatGGGTGACCCCAAAGATTATTATTGGAGATGGACACACACAGAGTCATTATGAGCCAAATTTATTCTATACTGTAGTTTTTCAGGGAGTGGGTTAAGAGTTTGTTGGAGATACTCTGAGCATGTCTTGGTGTGGGACATGCTTTAGCTTGGAAGCCGTAGCGTGCAATGCTACATTATTTGAAGTAAAATATGGAAGTATCTATTACGTCAACCTGATATATGTTCCATTTAGAATTTCATATTTCCCCTCTGGCCTCTTGAATTATAGGTTTTGTATCATGAATTCAACAAAGAAGAGCAATATCAAGCCCTGGAAGATGAGAAACGAATTCTAGAAGAGAGAAAGAAACTAAAAGAAGCAGGGGTTATTGGTAGCACGATGGATGCTGTGGGGGCAGTGGGCAGTGGTATTGGTGCTGGAGTCGGGATGGTGGGTACTGGTCTCGGTGCTGGAGTTGGGATTGTCGGGAGTGGCTTCGGAGCTGTTGGAAGTGGTCTGAGCAAAGCTGGAAAGTTTATGGGCAGAAGCATAACAGGGCAGTCTACTTCTAAGAAGAGTGGTACAAGCACCCCAGTCAACTCTACTCAGGAAAATGGTGGCGCAAAACCACTTTAGTAATTTAGGATTGTCAGACCTAAAATGTTTATGATTTATGTATCAAAACTTACTTGTGGATTATTTACTTACGGAGTATATTTGGTATAATTGTTTTTTCTTGTGCTAGTGTGATCTTGTGACAACATGAACTTTAGCTTTTCCATTATTTGCTTGATTCGTACTGCTGAATAAGAATGTGGTTTATATGTAATTTCTCCCCTCCGGTTGTATCCTTTGAATAGAAAAGAATTGATTTCACAAGATTATGTATTTATCaataaatgtttttatttttaattatcaataaatgattacatatttatttaaataataatttaattaatttcttattgctagagtattttaaaaaattaatggacatgtatgcctattaaaatgtttatgTATGTTCAATTTTCAAGTCctataatatatttactttGTCTACATTATGTGTGCAGATTTAGTACAATACTTGTGcagatttattatataatatacatatataggggatatatatatatatatatatattgcgtgtgcatataacatatatattcgATTTTGCGAAGtacatcaaattatattaatattatataaaaattatatgaaaataattatttcatattAAGTTAATATTTCACTtacattttcaaaattataaaatgaaaatatttcattcgagattatattttctttaagtTGATACCAATATTTACTtctcatttatatatgtaaatatctcTATACTAGGAAAATTTGATATAGAATAACGGTTTTGATCTTAATATTGTATAACCATCTACATAATTTCAGTTAGTCCTGATTTATTCGATTAAGGTGATGTGATAAATTAAGAGGATTGGAGGGTGCACCGACAAGCGTGGTGGAGATTTTTTTCGTGCAGTGAAAAAGTGGGGACACAAAAAGTGGGAGTGCGTGGGTTTCATGTGATCTTCGTATTTGCCCTCTTCATTTGTATTTGTAGTTTAATGTTTAGCCATATTATTCTATTCTATTTTATTGTATGACCATCTACGAGAGAGATGCAGCTGAACCTAGGCCCCAGCGAAAAAGCAGCAGTAAAAGTCAAAGACAAGTTTGATTGATTCAAAGATTTCTTTTCCTCTCGGAGACATCAAACAATCAATTTTTTAAGTGCATGTTTCAAAATcctttaaatttatattgaaatatttttatatatttcactaaaaatgaaatttgaagtttttaatatatatatacaaggtcgccttaaattttaaatagatttttaaaatctaaatctaaatacgtttttttcatgtttttcatcgttgtatgtgtcgaaaaataattttaaaacataatacatagaaccctaattaatattagaaataagATAAAAACATGAGTTCTCTATTCCTCTCTTCAGCATGACTGTATATATACATTTGATGGGTATGTTGTTAAGATGCTTTATCTTCAAAGGATCTTTTTCCTGTGAATCTTAAGCCAATTGCTTTATCTTATATTTACTCATTATTTAAGTGCTGTCAACTCAAATCCGTTACCATGCACTGTTTTTTAATACTACAACACTCAGCCAACTTCAACTTTAAGCAATTTATTTGTTAACTGCCGCAACTACTACTTAACAATAGAGTTGTTTGGCAGACTTGT
This region includes:
- the LOC108207637 gene encoding calcium-dependent lipid-binding protein, with translation MGLISGILMGMITGIALMAGWSRMMKYRSNKRIAKAVDIKLLGSLSRDDLKKICGENFPEWISFPVYEQVKWLNKQLSKLWPFVADAATAIIKESVEPLLEEYRPAGITSMKFSKLSLGNVPPKIEGIRVQSLKEGQITMDIDFRWGGDPSIILGIEAAMVASIPIQLKDLQVFTVIRVIFQLTDEIPCISAVVVALLSEPKPRIDYTLKAIGGSLTAIPGLSDMIDDTVNTIVTDMLQWPHRIVVPIGGVPVDTSDLELKPQGKLTLTVVKANELKNMEMIGKSDPYVVLYIRPLFKVKTKVVDNNLNPVWDETFELIAEDKETQALIFEVFDQDIGQDKRLGIAKLPLRELEADTTKEMQLRLMPSLDMLKIKDKKDRGTITVKVLYHEFNKEEQYQALEDEKRILEERKKLKEAGVIGSTMDAVGAVGSGIGAGVGMVGTGLGAGVGIVGSGFGAVGSGLSKAGKFMGRSITGQSTSKKSGTSTPVNSTQENGGAKPL